GCCTGAACGCCCAGCCGCCGCGGCCGGCCCAGCCGAAAACGGCGACCACGCCCGCGGTGGCGGCGGTGCCGGCCATTCCCGGCTTCGACCACCTGACCGGCACCATCGACGCCAGCGACAAGGGCGGCGCGCTGGCGCTCGACTCGAGCAACCTGATCCTGCAGATGCCGCACTTCTTCGCCGAGCCGGCGATGCCGTTCGACCAGTTCAAGATGCAGGCGCGCTGGTCCTACCCCAGGGCGGACCAGCTGGCGCTGCAGCTCGATGGCCTGTCCTTCGTGCAGGGCAAGCTGCAGGCGTCGCTGGCGGGCACCCACCTGATGCCGCTCACGCCCGGTGCCGGCAAGCTCGGCGTGGCCGACCTGCACGGCACCCTGACCGGCTTCCAGATCAACCGGATCGACCGCTTCCTGCCGCTGCAGACCCCGCCGCACCTGCGCGCCTGGCTGGCCGGCGCGCTCGAGGACGGCATGCTGGAAGACGCCACCGTGCGCCTGCGCGGCGAACTGGCGCAGTTCCCCTATCGCGCCGAGACCGCGGGCGAACGCGCGCGCGGCGAGTTCCGCGTTGCCGGCCGCATTGCCGACGGCAAGCTCAATTACACGCCGGGGCGCTTCGGCAAGGACGGCAAGGCGCCGCTGTGGCCGCAGGCCGAGAAAATCAACGGCAGCATCGTGTTCGACCGCACCCGCATGGAGATCAAGGCCGACACCGCGCAGACCGGCGGCGTGGCGCTGTCGGCGGTCAAGGCGGTGGTGCCGGACCTGCTGTCGCATGACCTGCAGCTCGAGATCGACGGCAACGCCGCCGGGCCGCTGCAGGAGTTCCTCAAGTACGTCGCGGCCAGCCCGGTGACTGACTGGATCGGCCACTTCACCGACGACGCCAAGGCGAGCAATGGCGCGAAGCTTGGACTGAAGCTGCGCATGCCGCTGGCGCACTTGCTCGACACCAAAGTGAACGGCAGCCTGCAGCTGATGAGCAACGACGTGGTGCTGTTCGAGGACCTGCCGCCCCTGCAGGCGGCGATCGGCAAGATCGACTTCACCGAGCGCGGCGTCGCCCTCAACGGCGTCGGCGCCAGCTTCCTGGGCGGGCCGCTGGCGCTGACCGGCGGGACCCAGAAGGATGGCGCCATCGTGATCCGGCTGGCGGGCTCGGCCAGCGCCGACGGCATGCGCAAGACCTGGCCGGCGCCGGCGATGCAGCGCCTGGCCAGCCACTTCAGCGGCGCCGCGCGCTTCACCGGCGCGGTCGCGGTGAAAGACCACAAGGTCGAAGTGACGGTCGATTCGACCCTGGGAGGCCTGGGCCTGGCGTTCCCGGCGCCGCTGAACAAGCCGGCCGCCTCCGAAGCGCTGCCGCTGCATTTCGTGCTGACTGGGATGCCGACCGGCGACGCCAACATCGCGCGCGACGACATCCGCATCACGCTCGGCTCGGCCATCTCGGCGCGCTACCTGCGCCAGAAGGTAGGCAAGGCGCCGTGGAACGTGGTGCGCGGCGGCATCGGCGTCAACGTGCCGGCGCCCGAGCCCGACAGCGGCGTGATGGTCAACGCCAACATGAAGTCGCTCAACGTCGACCAGTGGATCGCGCTCGGCGGCAATATCGCCGGGCCGGCCGGCCCCGCGCCGGCGCCGGCGGCCGACGCCGCGCCCGGGCCGCAGGGCCTGGCGCAGTACGTGGTGCCGGACGTGCTGGCGGCGCGCGCCAACGAACTGATCGTCGGCGAACGCAAGCTCGACAACGTGGTGGTCGGCGCCTCGCACCAGAAGGATACCTGGCAGGCCAGCATCGATTCGAAGCAGGCCTCCGGCTACGTGACGTGGAACGAGGGCCCGAGCGGGCAGGGTCTGGGCAAGGTCACCGCGCGCCTGGCCACCCTGATCATTCCCGAGTCGGCCGAAGCCGAAGTGAAGGACCTGCTCGAAGGCGGCAAGAGCGCCACGGCCAGCATCCCCGCGCTCGACATCGTGGCCGAGCGCTTCGAACTGTTCAACAAGCAGCTGGGCCGGCTCGAACTGGTGGCCAGCAACGAGAAGGCGCTGGCGGGGCGCGAATGGCGCATCAACCGGCTGTCGCTGGTCAACCCGGACGGCGACCTGAAGGCCACCGGCAAGTGGCTGACCAAGGACGGCAAGAGCAACACCAGCGTCAACTTCACCATGGACATCGCCGACGCCGGCCGCCTGCTGGACCGCTTCGGCTTCCCCGGCACCTTAAAGCGCGGCAAGGGCAAGCTGTCCGGCGACATCGCCTGGATGGGGCTACCGTACTCGCTCGACATCCCGAGCCTGTCGGGCCAGATCCAGATGAACGTCGAGTCCGGCCAGTTCCTCAAGCAGGACCCGGGCGCGGCCAAGCTGCTCGGCGTGCTCAGCCTGCAGGCGCTGCCGCGTTTGCTCAAGCTCGACTTCCACGACGTGTTCTCGGAAGGGCTGGCGTTCGACGGCATCAGCGCCAACGCCATCATCGCCAAGGGCGTGCTGAAAACCGACAACCTCAAGATGCACGGCGTGGCCGCCACGGTGCTGATGGACGGCACCGCCGACATCGCGCACGAGACCACCAACCTGCATGTGGTGGTGATCCCCGAATTCAACCTCGGCACCGGGCCGCTGGTGTACGCGCTGGCGGTCAATCCGGTGATCGGGCTGGGCAGCTTCTTGGCGCAGCTGTTCCTGCGCGCGCCAGTGATGAAGGCGCTGACCTACCAGATGAAGGTCGAAGGGCCGTGGAAGGCGCCGGTGATCACCAAGCTCGACCATCGCACGCCGCTGCCGGCAGCGGCGGTAAAAAAATAAGCCAACGCCGGGGTCTGGTCCTGCGGACCTGACCCCATTTGGACTTCACGATGTGCTCAACATGGGGTCAGGTCCGCAGGACCAGACCCCCATCTTCCAGCAGGAGCAGACGATGACGACAGTAGCCGCAATCCAGATGGTCTCCACGCCCGACGTGGCCGAAAACATCGCCACCGCGCGCCGCCTGGTGGCGCAGGCCGCCGCCGCCGGCGCGACCCTGGTCAGCCTGCCGGAATACTGGCCGATCATGGGCATGAGCGACACCGACAAAGTGGCCCACGCCGAGCATCCCGGCGCCGGCCCGATCCAGGACTTCATGGCCGACTGCGCGCGCGGCCACGGCATCTGGCTGATCGGCGGCACCCTGCCGCTGGTATCAAGCGACGCCGGCAAGGTGCTCAACACCACCCTGGTCTACAACCCCGACGGCGAGCCCGCCGGGCGCTACGACAAGATCCACTTGTTCGGCTTCAACAAGGGCGACGAGTCCTACGACGAGGCGCGCACCATCGTGCCGGGCGCCCACGTCGGCACCTTCGAGGCGCCGTTCGGCCGGGTCGGCCTGTCGGTCTGTTACGACCTGCGCTTTCCCGAGCTGTACCGGGCGATGGGCGAGTGCGCGCTGATCGTCGTGCCGGCCGCGTTCACCTACACCACCGGCAGCGCGCACTGGGAAGTGCTGCTGCGCGCGCGCGCCATCGAAAACCAGTGCTACGTGCTGGCGGCGGCACAGGGCGGCACCCATCAGAACGGCCGGCGCACCTTCGGCCACAGCATGCTGATCGACCCCTGGGGTGCGGTGAAAACGGTGCTGGCCGAGGGCGAGGGCGTGATCAAGGGCGAGATCGACCTGGCCGTGCAGGCCAACGTGCGCGAAAGCTTGCCGGCGCTCAAGCATCGCCGGATGTGAGCCGGTGCGCCGCGGCGCTCTATGGCACAATGCCAGCATCACCATGAAAGAGCCGCACAATGAAACCATTTGAACCGAACCTGTCGACCCTGGCCGTGGCGCGCGATGTGCTGCTGACCCCGTTCGGGCTGGACGAAGCGAAACTGCTCAAGGCGCTCGGCACGATGTTCACGCACAAGGTCGACTACGCCGACCTGTATTTCCAATTCACCAAGAGCGAAGGCTGGAGCCTGGAAGAAGGCATCGTCAAGACCGGCAGCTTCTCGATCGACCAGGGCGTCGGCGTGCGCGCCATCTCGGGCGACAAGACCGCGTTCTCCTACTCCGACGAAATCTCCGAAAGCGCGCTGCTCGAAGCGGCGGCGGCCACGCGCACCATCGCGCGCGTGGGCAACGGCAAGATCAAGGTCGCCACTTCCGCGCAGCCGACCGGCGGGCGCTCGCTGTACCTGCCGAACGACCCGCTCGACTCGCTCGACGCGACGGCCAAGGTCAAGCTGCTCGAGCGCGTCGAAAAAATGGCGCGCGCCAAGGACAATCGCGTGGTGCAGGTGATGGCGGGCCTGGCCGGCGAATACGACGTGGTGCTGGTGGTGCGCAGCGACGGCGTGCTGGCGGCCGACATCCGGCCGCTGGTGCGGGTGTCGGTCACCGTCATCGTCGAACAGGACGGCCGCCGCGAGATGGGTTCGTCGGGCGGCGGCGGGCGCTACAACTACGGCTACTTCAGCGACGAGATCCTGCAGCAGTATGCGGACGAAGCGGTCAAGGCCGCCGTGGTCAACCTCGACGCGCGCCCGGCGCCGGCGGGGCCGATGACCATCGTGCTCGGACCAGGCTGGCCCGGCGTGCTGCTGCACGAGGCGATCGGGCACGGCCTCGAGGGCGACTTCAACCGCAAGGGATCGTCGGCGTTTTCCGGCCGCATCGGCGAGCGCGTGGCGGCCAAGGGCGTCACGGTGGTCGACGACGGCACGCTGCAGAACCGCCGCGGCTCGCTCAACATGGACGACGAGGGCAACGCCACCCAGTGCACCACGCTGATCGAGGACGGCATCCTGAAGGGCTACATCCAGGACACGATGAACGCGCGCCTGATGAAGATGCCCGTGACCGGCAACGCGCGGCGTGAATCGTTCGCGCACCTGCCGATGCCGCGCATGACCAACACTTACATGCTGGGCGGCGACAAGGACCCGGAAGAAATTCTCGCGTCGGTCAAGAACGGCCTGTATGCGGTCAATTTTGGCGGCGGCCAGGTCGATATCACCAACGGCAAATTCGTGTTCTCGGCCAGCGAAGCGTACATGATCGAAAACGGCAAGGTGACCTATCCGGTCAAGGGCGCCACGCTGATCGGCAACGGCCCGGACGTACTCAATCGCGTCTCGATGATCGGCAACGACATGCGCCTCGACTCGGGCGTGGGCGTGTGCGGCAAGGAAGGCCAGAGCGTGCCGGTGGGCGTGGGCCAGCCGACCCTGCGCATCGAAGACGTGACGGTGGGCGGCACCGCGTAAGATATCCGCGTCGCGCAGCATATGAAAACAGCCCGGACTTCCGGGCTGTGTTCTTTGGTGCGTAGGTTATTCGCTGGCGCCGACCAAGATGGGGTCAGGTCCGCCGGACCTGACCCCGCCTTTGCACGCTGCGCCGATTAACCGCTCAGAACTTGTACGAAGCGTTGAAGTACGCCGTGCGGCCGCGCGCATCGTAGTAGCGGTCGTCATACCCAAATTGCTGGCCACGGTTGGCGCCCGACGTCGATGGCACGAACGGCGGCGCCTTGTTCGTCAGGTTCAACACGCCGATGGTGGCCGACCAGGTCTTGTTCGGGGCCCACACCGCTTGCCAGTCGATCGTCGAGTAGAAGCCCACTTCCTTGCGGATGTCTTCCTGTCCCGTCACGTTGCCGGCGGCGTCCAGCACGTCCACCGTGGTTTCCTGGTCGCGGTAGCCGGATTTGAAATTGATCGCCAGCGTATTGGTCCATTTGCCCGTTTTCAGGGTATTGCTCCAATGGCCCTGGTTGCGGAAGGTCACCGCGCCCAGTTCGGCGAAGTTGCCGATCGCCGAGTAGTAGGCGCCATCCCTTTGCAGCTGGCTCACTTCCCGCAGCATCCGTGTCATGTTCAGTTGCGAGGTCAGCAGGCCAATCGGGCTGCGGTAGCGGCCGGTGATTTCATAGTCGATCCCGGTGGCGTACGACTTGCCCAGGTTCTGGTTGTCGGCGAGGAAGGCGAGGTAGTTCTTGCCGGTACCGATGTCCACCAGGGAGCCCCAGGATTTGGCGTACCGCGCCGGATCGGCAAATACCACCTGTTCGGTCAACTGGCCAAACGTGTCGCGGATCTGCACATGCCACAGGTCGGCGCCCAAGGTGATGTAGCTGACCGGCTCGAAACGAAAGCCCAGGGTCGCTTGCCTGGATTTTTCCGGCTTCAGTTCGGCGTTGCCGCCGGCAAGTTCATCGTACTGCCGGTTTCCTGGCTGGCACAGCGCATTGTGGGCGTCTGCGACCGCCTGCAGCGCGGGCGTGCAGGTATATTTTTCGCTCGTGACGCCATAGCCCTGCTGGATCGCGTTCACCTGCGGCACGGTCGGCGCGTGGAAGCCGTTGCCAATCGAGCCGCGAATCATCAGGGTTGGTTTCGGGGTCCACTTGAAGCTGGCCTTGGCGGTCGTCGCGCTGCCGAAGTCGGAGTAGTGGTCGTAACGCAGGGCAGTGCCCAATTCGAGCGTCTTGTACACCGGGATGACCAGTTCGGCGAACAGGCCTTGCGATGTGCGCGATGCGTCGTACGGCAAGGAACTGGCGGGGTCGCCGAAGCGCTGGTCGCACTCGAGCGCGCCGCCGCACAGCACGCCGGCGGCCGGATCGGCGAGTTTGCCCTGGGCGAACAAGCTTGGGCGTGACGCGAAGGATTCGCGGTTGATGTTCGCGCCCACGCCGAGCATCAGGCCGCCGCCCTCCATGCGCATCAGTTCATGCGAGCCGTTGGCCGTCAGGGAATGCAGCTTGGAGATGCCGCCGTCCCAGTAGCCGGAATAGGTCGCCGCCTTGATCGCCGCTTGCGCCGCGGCGCTTTGCTGGCCCGGCCCCACGAAGGGATCGAGCAGTCCGCCGCTTGTCAGGGCCTTGACGGCCAGCGCGCCGGGGTAACCGGAAATATTGCCCTTGACCTTGCTCTCCGAGAAGTTGTACGACGCGCTGTAGTCCCATCCGGCGATCACGCCGCGCGAACCAAGCACCAGGCTGGCGAACTGCGCCTCGTCGTTCGAGGTCCGCGGGCCCATGTCGAACAGGCGATAAAACGCCAGGCTGTCGCCGGTGATCCCGATCGGCTGCAAATACTTGACCGCCAGGGGCGAGCCGGCGGCGATGGAGATCGAGCCTGGCACCGGCGCGATGCGCGACACCTGCGTGCTTTTCGACAGCATGATGTCGGCGAACAGTTCCTGCCCGGCGTACTTGGCGGTGGCCGATGCCATGAAGTTGTCGCGCTTGCGCTCCGGGAAAATCTCCAGGTCCCTGACGAAGTCGTAGCCGCAATAGTCATCGGCCAGGCCCGACCCGTCGTTGTACGGTTCGATGACGCGGAAGGTCTTGGCCGGACAGGCGCCGGTGGTCTTTTGGTAGGGGCTGATCAGCTGGCCTTGATCGTCGAGCGCATTGGCGGGAATCGGGCTGGCGGAAAACTGCTGCTTGCGGTAGCGCTTGCCGTTGGCGGAGAAATCCACTTTCCCGGTATTGGCGAAGGAGCGGTCGACCGACCCAAGCTTGGTCCGCTCGTCGTGGCCAAAGGTGAGCATGACGTTGTAGCCGTCGGTGTCGAGCGAACCGAATCCCTTGGTGGCGCTGAGGCGTTTTTCGTACGCGCCATTTTGCGGATGGGAATACCCGATCGTGACGTCGCCATCGGTCCGGTCGTGCTTGGTAATGAAGTTGACCACGCCGGCAATCGCGTCGGCGCCGTACAGGGCCGAGGCGCCGTCGGTCAGCAACTCGACGCGATCGATGGCCGACAGCGGGATGGAATTGAGGTCGAAGCCGGCGGCAAATCCGGTCAGCGTCTGGCCGCCGAATTGCGCCAGGCGCTTGCCGTTGAGCAGCACGAGGGTGCGCGTCTCGCCGACGTTGTGGATGGATATTCCCGAGAAGCCGAAACTGCTTCCGCCGACAGAGGCCGACTCGCCGGTCGAG
This window of the Massilia sp. R2A-15 genome carries:
- a CDS encoding YhdP family protein, whose amino-acid sequence is MQQPESEGVTAHLPLAERWRRLRAAYRVCNLASHHILGFTVKLALLLYFAFTLLFLALRYAILPNIDYYKGDIERLASRAVGNQVSIARIYASWDGLRPNLFLGDVMLRDPQGRAALTLPSVSATLGWSSLLAGDARFESLEIIRPTLDVRRDAAGRLSVAGIVLKSQKGGAPNDWVLRQSHILIREGKINWTDQLRGAPELALENVNLVLLNTWNRHRFALHATPPASLAQPLDVRADFTSPRFAASRADVSLWKGELYANLRDTDLAGWKAYFDYPFQLTQGRGSVRAWLSLDHAKLAGFTADVALAGVSAKLGKDLPPLELASATGRLSAREQFPDGVEDGVPSFGAHGHSVTLDNFSVVTVDGLSLPPTTLSETFTPATKSKPEKVVVSARLIDLATLAELAGQLPMQASKRAMLDDFKPRGKLHDFSAEWEGAYPAISSYRVRGRVEQLGLNAQPPRPAQPKTATTPAVAAVPAIPGFDHLTGTIDASDKGGALALDSSNLILQMPHFFAEPAMPFDQFKMQARWSYPRADQLALQLDGLSFVQGKLQASLAGTHLMPLTPGAGKLGVADLHGTLTGFQINRIDRFLPLQTPPHLRAWLAGALEDGMLEDATVRLRGELAQFPYRAETAGERARGEFRVAGRIADGKLNYTPGRFGKDGKAPLWPQAEKINGSIVFDRTRMEIKADTAQTGGVALSAVKAVVPDLLSHDLQLEIDGNAAGPLQEFLKYVAASPVTDWIGHFTDDAKASNGAKLGLKLRMPLAHLLDTKVNGSLQLMSNDVVLFEDLPPLQAAIGKIDFTERGVALNGVGASFLGGPLALTGGTQKDGAIVIRLAGSASADGMRKTWPAPAMQRLASHFSGAARFTGAVAVKDHKVEVTVDSTLGGLGLAFPAPLNKPAASEALPLHFVLTGMPTGDANIARDDIRITLGSAISARYLRQKVGKAPWNVVRGGIGVNVPAPEPDSGVMVNANMKSLNVDQWIALGGNIAGPAGPAPAPAADAAPGPQGLAQYVVPDVLAARANELIVGERKLDNVVVGASHQKDTWQASIDSKQASGYVTWNEGPSGQGLGKVTARLATLIIPESAEAEVKDLLEGGKSATASIPALDIVAERFELFNKQLGRLELVASNEKALAGREWRINRLSLVNPDGDLKATGKWLTKDGKSNTSVNFTMDIADAGRLLDRFGFPGTLKRGKGKLSGDIAWMGLPYSLDIPSLSGQIQMNVESGQFLKQDPGAAKLLGVLSLQALPRLLKLDFHDVFSEGLAFDGISANAIIAKGVLKTDNLKMHGVAATVLMDGTADIAHETTNLHVVVIPEFNLGTGPLVYALAVNPVIGLGSFLAQLFLRAPVMKALTYQMKVEGPWKAPVITKLDHRTPLPAAAVKK
- a CDS encoding carbon-nitrogen hydrolase family protein — translated: MTTVAAIQMVSTPDVAENIATARRLVAQAAAAGATLVSLPEYWPIMGMSDTDKVAHAEHPGAGPIQDFMADCARGHGIWLIGGTLPLVSSDAGKVLNTTLVYNPDGEPAGRYDKIHLFGFNKGDESYDEARTIVPGAHVGTFEAPFGRVGLSVCYDLRFPELYRAMGECALIVVPAAFTYTTGSAHWEVLLRARAIENQCYVLAAAQGGTHQNGRRTFGHSMLIDPWGAVKTVLAEGEGVIKGEIDLAVQANVRESLPALKHRRM
- the tldD gene encoding metalloprotease TldD; translation: MKPFEPNLSTLAVARDVLLTPFGLDEAKLLKALGTMFTHKVDYADLYFQFTKSEGWSLEEGIVKTGSFSIDQGVGVRAISGDKTAFSYSDEISESALLEAAAATRTIARVGNGKIKVATSAQPTGGRSLYLPNDPLDSLDATAKVKLLERVEKMARAKDNRVVQVMAGLAGEYDVVLVVRSDGVLAADIRPLVRVSVTVIVEQDGRREMGSSGGGGRYNYGYFSDEILQQYADEAVKAAVVNLDARPAPAGPMTIVLGPGWPGVLLHEAIGHGLEGDFNRKGSSAFSGRIGERVAAKGVTVVDDGTLQNRRGSLNMDDEGNATQCTTLIEDGILKGYIQDTMNARLMKMPVTGNARRESFAHLPMPRMTNTYMLGGDKDPEEILASVKNGLYAVNFGGGQVDITNGKFVFSASEAYMIENGKVTYPVKGATLIGNGPDVLNRVSMIGNDMRLDSGVGVCGKEGQSVPVGVGQPTLRIEDVTVGGTA
- a CDS encoding TonB-dependent siderophore receptor, with amino-acid sequence MKETVLSQSLRRLFAGGACAGLAMLALPAQAQQEQAAAPIQRVEITGSSIKRIAAEGALPVTVMTAAAIRESGVTSAADLVKKLSTVQGSTGESASVGGSSFGFSGISIHNVGETRTLVLLNGKRLAQFGGQTLTGFAAGFDLNSIPLSAIDRVELLTDGASALYGADAIAGVVNFITKHDRTDGDVTIGYSHPQNGAYEKRLSATKGFGSLDTDGYNVMLTFGHDERTKLGSVDRSFANTGKVDFSANGKRYRKQQFSASPIPANALDDQGQLISPYQKTTGACPAKTFRVIEPYNDGSGLADDYCGYDFVRDLEIFPERKRDNFMASATAKYAGQELFADIMLSKSTQVSRIAPVPGSISIAAGSPLAVKYLQPIGITGDSLAFYRLFDMGPRTSNDEAQFASLVLGSRGVIAGWDYSASYNFSESKVKGNISGYPGALAVKALTSGGLLDPFVGPGQQSAAAQAAIKAATYSGYWDGGISKLHSLTANGSHELMRMEGGGLMLGVGANINRESFASRPSLFAQGKLADPAAGVLCGGALECDQRFGDPASSLPYDASRTSQGLFAELVIPVYKTLELGTALRYDHYSDFGSATTAKASFKWTPKPTLMIRGSIGNGFHAPTVPQVNAIQQGYGVTSEKYTCTPALQAVADAHNALCQPGNRQYDELAGGNAELKPEKSRQATLGFRFEPVSYITLGADLWHVQIRDTFGQLTEQVVFADPARYAKSWGSLVDIGTGKNYLAFLADNQNLGKSYATGIDYEITGRYRSPIGLLTSQLNMTRMLREVSQLQRDGAYYSAIGNFAELGAVTFRNQGHWSNTLKTGKWTNTLAINFKSGYRDQETTVDVLDAAGNVTGQEDIRKEVGFYSTIDWQAVWAPNKTWSATIGVLNLTNKAPPFVPSTSGANRGQQFGYDDRYYDARGRTAYFNASYKF